A window from Bufo bufo chromosome 1, aBufBuf1.1, whole genome shotgun sequence encodes these proteins:
- the LOC120991412 gene encoding uncharacterized protein LOC120991412, which produces MPKNVHTGQGPAAEDVPLVELTPSGEDGHIPIPGDQTIDFQASLSSAIAAAMGSMTSVISQTIAQALAAHPTTSQSPQPVMVSSPTGPGPSASRKRIQKGDDVPTNVGAPGPRKRARTRRAERTRNWKSARALQEMDSDSDIGSEEEALDDAFEEAEEDPSGVMEDNPLPGCSSLLSAADAMPAPLTDPSGEPLFDPDSLHHPRSAEWLPLEHVSKYLEARVRCPLSKEARNKLRAECPRPVIPNRVCETPAVDPKMTQFLAKSGWNPRRGLESALRSCQDKLLDIFGPLAKLFDLAETAKAEDKQVDPLELREWVQRAICIAGNVNTSLAIERRKAILFKIEPKLSNLALTEAGKEAHGLLFGEPFIKDLGRFVGAFTALDKAQSSMKRVFHGRVSTRAGSFRGRLSGRAQFQSRGSGRGSYSQRSSFQEHRREQSSFFPSRGSSWRPRGYRGNPSSRRPYG; this is translated from the coding sequence ATGCCTAAGAATGTGCATACTGGCCAGGGCCCTGCAGCAGAGGACGTCCCTCTGGTGGAATTAACCCCTTCGGGGGAGGATGGCCATATCCCGATCCCTGGGGATCAGACCATTGATTTTCAAGCGTCGCTGTCCAGCGCCATTGCTGCAGCCATGGGTTCAATGACCTCGGTCATTTCCCAGACTATCGCTCAGGCCCTAGCTGCCCATCCGACTACCTCTCAGTCCCCGCAGCCCGTCATGGTGTCCTCACCCACCGGGCCAGGGCCGTCTGCCTCCAGAAAAAGAATTCAGAAAGGTGATGATGTTCCCACCAATGTTGGCGCGCCTGGTCCGCGCAAGAGAGCCCGTACGCGTCGGGCAGAACGCACGCGCAACTGGAAAAGTGCTAGAGCACTGCAGGAGATGGATTCCGACTCTGATATcggatccgaggaggaggctttagatgacgcctttgaggaggcagaggaggacccaTCAGGGGTCATGGAGGATAACCCCCTACCTGGGTGTAGCTCCCTATTGTCTGCTGCAGACGCTATGCCTGCACCTTTGACGGATCCCTCTGGGGAACCATTGTTCGACCCAGATTCGCTCCACCACCCCCGCTCGGCTGAGTGGTTACCATTGGAGCACGtctccaaatatttggaggctAGAGTGCGATGTCCTCTTTCCAAAGAGGCTCGCAATAAGCTTAGGGCGGAGTGCCCCAGACCCGTCATCCCTAACAGGGTGTGCGAGACTCCAGCGGTCGACCCCAAAATGACGCAGTTCCTCGCCAAATCTGGTTGGAACCCGCGTAGGGGTCTGGAGTCGGCGCTACGATCCTGCCAGGACAAACTCCTGGACATATTTGGCCCGCTAGCTAAGCTTTTCGACCTGGCAGAGACAGCTAAAGCCGAGGACAAGCAAGTTGACCCGCTGGAATTGCGCGAATGGGTACAGAGGGCCATTTGCATAGCAGGGAACGTGAATACGTCCTTGGCTATAGAGAGGCGAAAGGCCATCCTCTTCAAAATTGAGCCAAAGCTGTCAAACCTAGCTCTGACGGAGGCTGGAAAGGAGGCCCACGGCCTTTTATTTGGTGAACCATTCATTAAGGACCTAGGGAGGTTTGTGGGGGCTTTCACGGCCTTAgacaaggcccagtcctccatgAAGCGAGTTTTTCAcggtagggtctctaccagggccggcagcttcaggggccgcctgtccggccgtgcccaATTTCAGTCCCGTGGTTCGGGCCGAGGCTCCTACTCCCAGAGGTCTTCATTCCAGGAGCACAGACGAGAACAGTCTTCGTTCTTCCCTTCACGAGGAAGCTCCTGGCGTCCAAGAGGATATCGAGGAAATCCGTCTTCTAGACGTCCCTACG